One Egicoccus halophilus genomic region harbors:
- a CDS encoding glycosyltransferase family 2 protein encodes MAIRILESVLTATALAALVYFLLVNGTYSLQLLLAGRELKQRRRRLDLATLSWWHRTPDAPRLSVLAPAYNESVTIVDAVEGMLTLEYPDLEVVVVNDGSPDDTLPRLVDAFELVPDPYAPSASGVLPTRPVRTVYRSRTHSNLVVVDKDNGGKADALNAGIGVASGDLFVALDADTIVAPDALLRMARAFLETSGNVAVGGTIQPINGDEVRDGRVVNKAVDRRWFGGVQSVEYVRAFFIGRLGWNRLGGNVIISGAFGAFHRPTAVAVGGYRHDSIGEDFELVVRMRRHGYDTGGPHRVQFLPDPVAYTETPVTHRVLRNQRIRWHRGLLDTLWTHRDAIFRPRYRGMAFGGLGFFTLVEAVGPIVEALGLLALLIGLPFGLIDVEFALLYFVLAYLWGVALSIGSLAVEDRSTASELRVRDRVWQLVAAVSEPLWFRQLSLFWRLEGTWRWLRRDERTWGTMTRTGFGTQRPTRA; translated from the coding sequence ATGGCGATCCGGATCCTGGAGTCCGTCCTGACCGCGACCGCGCTCGCGGCGTTGGTCTACTTCCTGCTCGTCAACGGGACCTACTCGTTGCAGCTGCTGCTGGCCGGTCGGGAGCTCAAGCAGCGCCGTCGTCGGCTCGACCTGGCCACCCTGTCGTGGTGGCACCGCACCCCCGACGCACCGCGGCTGTCGGTGCTCGCCCCGGCCTACAACGAGTCGGTCACCATCGTCGACGCCGTCGAGGGCATGCTGACGCTGGAGTACCCCGACCTCGAGGTGGTCGTCGTCAACGACGGCTCGCCCGACGACACCCTGCCGCGGCTCGTCGACGCGTTCGAACTGGTGCCCGACCCCTACGCGCCGAGTGCGTCGGGGGTGCTGCCCACCCGCCCGGTGCGCACCGTCTACCGTTCGCGCACCCACAGCAACCTGGTGGTGGTCGACAAGGACAACGGCGGCAAGGCCGACGCGCTCAACGCCGGCATCGGGGTCGCGTCGGGCGACCTGTTCGTCGCACTCGACGCCGACACCATCGTCGCCCCCGACGCGCTGCTGCGCATGGCCCGTGCCTTCCTCGAGACCTCGGGCAACGTCGCCGTCGGCGGCACCATCCAGCCGATCAACGGCGACGAGGTGCGTGACGGACGGGTGGTCAACAAGGCCGTCGACCGGCGCTGGTTCGGTGGCGTGCAGAGCGTCGAGTACGTCCGCGCGTTCTTCATCGGCCGACTGGGCTGGAACCGGCTGGGCGGCAACGTCATCATCTCCGGCGCCTTCGGCGCGTTCCACCGCCCGACCGCGGTTGCCGTGGGCGGCTACCGACACGACTCGATCGGTGAGGACTTCGAGCTGGTCGTGCGGATGCGGCGACACGGCTACGACACCGGGGGCCCGCACCGCGTGCAGTTCCTGCCCGACCCGGTCGCCTACACCGAGACGCCGGTGACCCACCGGGTGCTGCGCAACCAGCGCATCCGTTGGCACCGTGGCCTGCTCGACACCCTGTGGACCCACCGCGACGCCATCTTCCGTCCGCGCTACCGCGGTATGGCGTTCGGCGGGCTGGGGTTCTTCACCCTGGTCGAGGCGGTCGGCCCGATCGTCGAGGCGCTCGGTCTGCTCGCCCTGCTGATCGGGCTGCCGTTCGGGCTGATCGACGTCGAGTTCGCGCTGCTGTACTTCGTGCTCGCCTACCTGTGGGGCGTGGCGTTGAGCATCGGCTCGCTGGCGGTCGAGGACCGCTCCACGGCCTCGGAGCTGCGGGTGCGCGACCGGGTCTGGCAACTCGTCGCCGCGGTCTCGGAGCCGCTGTGGTTCCGGCAGCTGTCGCTGTTCTGGCGGTTGGAGGGCACCTGGCGGTGGTTGCGACGCGACGAGCGCACCTGGGGGACGATGACCCGCACCGGCTTCGGCACGCAGCGCCCGACCCGTGCGTGA
- a CDS encoding response regulator, translated as MRLLLVEDDLDLAALLRLVLGQAGFEVSLTDRVEGVVGHARAVEAVVTDGALLDGTADDVLAALAADPVTCSLPVVVCSVRPDAVVHPQVVGRLRKPLDAVHLGVQLRELLADPAGADAPTPATWSTAAAAPDPADATDVHDRPAAPDPPAAPVASASPETAAAPEAVCLRQRGLQELEVRARMIGDAGAAVLCGDLDDQLREQARVAAHRSIGLAGALGELDLAAPGRRAEQLLLEPRALRIADAVLLCQVAAELEDGARSRVETAPERDARGQRAVAGGRVAIVDDDDVLVALVRRRLELAGLEVLAYGHGGEALRELRTGDPMPDVLLLDIDLPGLNGLAVLEGLAAAGALIQLRVVLATVHDNDAELARARAVAADLDHLPKPYDLDRLLELVAARSRS; from the coding sequence GTGCGGCTGTTGCTCGTGGAGGACGACCTCGACCTCGCCGCCCTGTTGCGTCTCGTGCTCGGGCAGGCCGGCTTCGAGGTGTCGCTGACCGACCGCGTCGAGGGCGTGGTCGGTCACGCGCGTGCGGTCGAGGCGGTGGTCACCGACGGCGCCCTGCTCGACGGGACGGCGGACGACGTGCTCGCGGCGCTCGCGGCCGACCCGGTCACCTGCTCGCTGCCGGTCGTGGTCTGCTCGGTGCGGCCCGACGCGGTCGTCCACCCGCAGGTCGTCGGTCGCCTGCGCAAGCCACTCGACGCCGTCCACCTCGGTGTCCAGCTGCGCGAGCTGCTGGCCGACCCGGCCGGTGCCGACGCACCCACGCCCGCCACCTGGTCCACGGCCGCCGCGGCGCCGGACCCGGCCGACGCGACCGACGTCCACGACCGGCCCGCTGCGCCCGACCCGCCCGCTGCGCCCGTCGCGTCCGCGAGCCCTGAGACCGCGGCCGCACCGGAGGCGGTCTGCCTGCGACAGCGTGGCCTGCAGGAACTCGAAGTTCGTGCGCGGATGATCGGGGACGCCGGCGCGGCGGTGCTGTGCGGTGACCTCGACGACCAGCTGCGCGAGCAGGCCCGGGTCGCCGCCCACCGCAGCATCGGTCTGGCCGGTGCGCTCGGCGAGCTCGACCTCGCCGCACCGGGGCGCCGGGCCGAGCAGCTGCTGCTCGAGCCGCGGGCGCTGCGGATCGCCGACGCGGTGCTGCTGTGCCAGGTCGCCGCCGAACTGGAGGACGGCGCCCGCTCACGCGTCGAGACCGCGCCGGAGCGCGACGCCCGCGGGCAACGCGCCGTGGCCGGGGGACGGGTCGCCATCGTCGACGACGACGACGTGCTGGTGGCGCTGGTGCGCCGACGGCTGGAGCTGGCCGGCCTCGAGGTCCTGGCCTACGGCCACGGCGGCGAGGCGTTGCGCGAGCTGCGCACCGGGGACCCGATGCCCGACGTGCTGCTGCTCGACATCGACCTGCCGGGCCTCAACGGGCTCGCCGTCCTCGAGGGGCTGGCCGCGGCCGGCGCTCTCATCCAGCTGCGGGTCGTGCTGGCCACGGTGCACGACAACGACGCCGAGCTGGCGCGCGCCCGGGCGGTCGCGGCCGACCTCGACCACCTGCCCAAGCCCTACGACCTCGACCGGCTGCTCGAGCTCGTCGCGGCCCGCAGCCGGAGCTGA
- a CDS encoding nicotinate phosphoribosyltransferase — translation MTHTAPSTALLTDRYELTMLDAALRDGRGEHPSVFEVFARRLPAGRRYGVVAGTGRLLDALVDFRFDDDVLGWLDDAGVVSEPTLAWLAGYRFGGSISGYGEGEVYLPGSPVLTVHGTFAEAVVVETLVLSVLNHDSAVASAAARMVTAAGGRTLFEFGGRRAHEQAAVAAARAAYLAGFTGTSNLEAGRRHGLPTLGTSAHAFTLLHDDEAAAFAAQVAALGPGTTLLVDTYDTEQGLRTALRVAGTDLGAVRIDSGDLAAEARRARALLDEAGATRTRIVLSGDLDEHSLAALADAPADAYGVGTSVVTGSGAPTAGLVYKLVARAERPGGICRPVAKAGGDKATRGGRKAAWRRRRDGRAVAEVIRPFTAPPPSGDVRPLQRPLVVDGERVEPDDLGAAQERLRAALAELGSDATALPDGPVAIPTEFDDDPEARLDPKACS, via the coding sequence GTGACCCACACCGCTCCGTCGACCGCACTGCTGACCGACCGGTACGAGCTCACGATGCTCGACGCCGCGCTGCGCGACGGCCGCGGCGAGCACCCGTCCGTCTTCGAGGTCTTCGCCCGCCGGCTGCCGGCCGGACGCCGCTACGGCGTGGTCGCCGGAACCGGCCGGCTGCTGGACGCGCTGGTCGACTTCCGCTTCGACGACGACGTGCTCGGCTGGCTCGACGACGCCGGGGTCGTCTCCGAACCGACGTTGGCCTGGTTGGCCGGCTACCGCTTCGGCGGGAGCATCTCCGGGTACGGCGAGGGCGAGGTGTACCTGCCGGGTTCGCCCGTGCTGACGGTGCACGGCACCTTCGCCGAGGCCGTGGTCGTCGAGACCCTGGTGCTCTCGGTGCTCAACCACGACAGCGCGGTGGCGTCGGCGGCGGCCCGCATGGTCACCGCCGCCGGGGGCCGCACCCTGTTCGAGTTCGGCGGTCGTCGCGCGCACGAGCAGGCGGCGGTCGCCGCGGCGCGGGCGGCCTACCTCGCCGGCTTCACCGGGACGTCGAACCTGGAGGCCGGCCGTCGCCATGGCCTGCCGACCCTGGGGACCTCGGCCCACGCCTTCACGCTGCTGCACGACGACGAGGCCGCGGCGTTCGCCGCGCAAGTCGCCGCGCTGGGACCCGGGACGACGCTGCTCGTGGACACCTACGACACCGAGCAGGGCCTGCGCACGGCGCTGCGGGTGGCCGGGACGGACCTCGGCGCGGTCCGCATCGACTCGGGCGACCTCGCCGCCGAGGCCAGGCGCGCCCGGGCGCTGCTCGACGAGGCCGGCGCCACCCGGACCCGGATCGTGCTCTCCGGCGACCTCGACGAACATTCCTTGGCAGCGCTGGCCGACGCGCCCGCGGACGCCTACGGCGTGGGCACCTCGGTGGTCACCGGCTCGGGGGCGCCGACGGCAGGGCTCGTCTACAAGCTGGTCGCCCGTGCCGAGCGCCCCGGAGGGATCTGCCGGCCGGTCGCCAAGGCGGGCGGCGACAAGGCGACCCGAGGGGGACGCAAGGCCGCCTGGCGCCGTCGCCGGGACGGTCGTGCCGTCGCCGAGGTGATCCGCCCCTTCACCGCCCCACCCCCGTCGGGGGACGTCCGCCCGCTGCAGCGGCCGCTGGTCGTCGACGGGGAGCGGGTCGAGCCCGACGACCTGGGCGCGGCGCAGGAGCGCCTGCGGGCCGCACTCGCCGAGCTCGGCTCGGACGCGACGGCGCTCCCCGACGGACCGGTGGCGATACCGACCGAGTTCGACGACGATCCCGAGGCCCGCCTCGACCCGAAGGCCTGCTCATGA
- a CDS encoding isochorismatase family protein, whose protein sequence is MSDRFDPTTALVVVDVQNDFADPDGGLYVEGGEQVVDVVNAQIDAARSAGAFVVYTQDWHPDTTPHFAKDGGVWPTHCVQGTWGAELHPELRVDGPVVRKGVDGGDGYSGFSVRDPISGEESATELGRLLDEAGVRRVVVTGLAGDVCVKATALDASRLGYEVVYPLAATRFVEVAPGDADRALAELRDAGVEVVAA, encoded by the coding sequence ATGAGCGACCGTTTCGATCCGACGACCGCCCTCGTGGTGGTCGACGTCCAGAACGACTTCGCCGATCCCGACGGGGGTCTCTACGTCGAGGGCGGTGAGCAGGTCGTCGACGTCGTCAACGCCCAGATCGACGCCGCCCGGTCCGCCGGCGCGTTCGTGGTCTACACCCAGGACTGGCATCCCGACACCACCCCGCACTTCGCCAAGGACGGCGGGGTGTGGCCGACCCACTGCGTGCAGGGCACCTGGGGTGCCGAGCTGCACCCCGAGCTCCGGGTCGACGGGCCGGTCGTGCGCAAGGGCGTCGACGGCGGCGACGGCTACTCGGGCTTCAGCGTCCGCGACCCGATCAGCGGCGAGGAGTCGGCGACCGAGCTGGGCCGGCTCCTCGACGAGGCCGGCGTGCGCCGGGTGGTGGTCACCGGCCTGGCCGGCGACGTGTGCGTCAAGGCGACCGCGCTCGACGCCTCCCGCCTCGGTTACGAGGTCGTCTACCCGCTGGCGGCCACCCGGTTCGTCGAGGTCGCGCCCGGCGACGCCGACCGCGCCCTGGCCGAGCTGCGCGACGCCGGCGTCGAGGTCGTCGCGGCGTGA